A portion of the Kribbella jejuensis genome contains these proteins:
- the pseI gene encoding pseudaminic acid synthase, whose amino-acid sequence MNTTIEIGDVPVGPEHQPFVIAEMSGNHNGDLERALDIVRAVAESGAQALKLQTYTADTMTLDLDLPAFRLPAEHELWSEARLYDLYEEAHTPWAWHEPIFELAASLGLVAFSSAFDSTAIDFLEKLNVPAYKVASNEIGDLPLVRGMAETGKPIIISTGSATLTDIDAAVRAARSTGNEQIIVLSCTASYPAPPEQSNLRGIPVLRDALDVQVGLSDHTMGIGAAVAAVALGATVIEKHVTLKRTDGGVDSAFSLEPWELELLVESTRVAQLSLGKPVIGPKQAEENVLRFRRSLYVTQDVRAGDPVTPENVRSIRPAGGLAPDLFTQVNGRPFRTNTPAGTPLTWDLL is encoded by the coding sequence ATGAACACGACCATCGAGATCGGTGATGTGCCGGTCGGGCCCGAGCATCAACCGTTCGTGATCGCGGAGATGTCCGGGAATCACAACGGCGACCTGGAGCGCGCGCTGGACATCGTGCGAGCCGTGGCGGAGTCCGGTGCGCAGGCGTTGAAGCTGCAGACGTACACCGCGGACACGATGACGCTCGACCTGGACCTGCCGGCGTTCCGGCTGCCGGCGGAACACGAACTGTGGAGCGAGGCGCGGCTCTACGACCTGTACGAGGAGGCGCACACGCCGTGGGCGTGGCACGAGCCGATCTTCGAACTGGCGGCATCGCTCGGGCTGGTCGCGTTCTCGTCCGCGTTCGACAGCACCGCGATCGACTTCCTGGAGAAGCTGAACGTTCCGGCGTACAAGGTCGCGTCGAACGAGATCGGTGACCTGCCGCTGGTCCGCGGCATGGCCGAGACCGGCAAGCCGATCATCATCTCGACCGGTTCCGCCACACTGACCGACATCGACGCCGCGGTCCGCGCCGCGCGCTCGACGGGCAACGAGCAGATCATCGTCCTGTCCTGCACCGCCAGCTACCCGGCGCCACCCGAACAGTCCAACCTCCGCGGCATCCCGGTCCTCCGCGACGCACTCGACGTACAGGTGGGCCTCTCCGACCACACGATGGGCATCGGCGCCGCCGTAGCCGCGGTCGCGCTCGGCGCCACCGTCATCGAAAAGCACGTCACACTCAAACGAACCGACGGCGGAGTCGACTCAGCCTTCTCACTGGAACCCTGGGAACTGGAGCTACTCGTCGAAAGCACCCGAGTAGCCCAGCTCTCCCTCGGTAAGCCCGTCATCGGCCCAAAGCAGGCGGAGGAGAACGTCCTCCGCTTCCGCCGCTCCCTCTACGTGACCCAGGACGTCCGCGCCGGCGACCCCGTCACCCCCGAAAACGTCCGCTCCATCCGCCCCGCCGGCGGCCTGGCCCCCGACCTCTTCACCCAGGTAAACGGCCGCCCCTTCCGCACCAACACGCCCGCCGGCACCCCCCTCACCTGGGACCTCCTCTGA
- a CDS encoding GNAT family N-acetyltransferase translates to MLRTATDDDVEIIRELRNQQANRDVSITSHEISAGEHAAWWTKASVDPSRRVLIYTRDGVTAGVVNFFDLDGTAGAWGFFLDADGLAERGETLPAWIELMREATAYAFDELGLDVLTGEVLEHNTVVRQMNRRFRFVEGTPETRYADGRELTVIPISLRKQDRRIQGKS, encoded by the coding sequence ATGCTGCGGACCGCGACTGACGACGATGTCGAGATCATCCGGGAGCTGCGGAACCAGCAGGCGAATCGGGACGTGAGCATCACCTCGCACGAGATCAGCGCCGGCGAACACGCGGCGTGGTGGACGAAAGCCTCGGTCGACCCGTCGCGGCGGGTGCTGATCTACACGCGGGACGGCGTGACCGCCGGAGTGGTGAACTTCTTCGACCTCGACGGTACGGCGGGCGCGTGGGGGTTCTTCTTGGACGCCGACGGGCTCGCGGAGCGCGGCGAGACACTGCCGGCGTGGATCGAGCTGATGCGCGAGGCCACGGCGTACGCGTTCGACGAGCTCGGACTCGACGTACTCACCGGTGAGGTGCTCGAACACAACACCGTGGTCCGGCAGATGAACCGGCGCTTCCGGTTCGTCGAAGGCACGCCGGAGACTCGGTACGCCGACGGGCGCGAGCTCACCGTGATCCCGATCAGCCTGCGCAAACAGGATCGTCGAATTCAAGGGAAGTCATGA
- a CDS encoding glycoside hydrolase family 10 protein gives MGVLGATAGLLLGGLTGTASAADQQTCTPNASTPLRQFRASWISSVVNIDWPSKTGLSAAQQQAELIGWLNDAVRQHHNAVILQVRPTADAFWPSKVEPWSQYLTGHQGGDPGYDPLKFAVAEAHKRNLELHAWFNPYRLSMGTDLNALVPTHPARLHPDWVVTYGGKLYYNPGIPAARKLVEDAIMDAVANYDIDGVHFDDYFYPYPVAGQTFNDAATFAQYNDGYTNLQDWRRHNIDLLIQELGSRIKAIKPWVKFGISPFAVWRNKATDPEGTDTTAGVQTYDDLAADTRKWVREEWIDYIVPQVYWAQGFAPADYNKIVPWWAEQVRGTHVHLYIGEATYKVGTSTQSPDWSDPQELSDHLAFDSTIPEVKGNIFFSAKDVRADRLGATTLLNHNWYSKPALIPAMPALDSRAPLPAHAVRATRTTDGVQLNWSRTSTDTTSYAIYRRELKGNDHCPDNDARNLLTTIRSTGPTQSYVDTTAVPGTAYLYSVTALDRLSNQSVPIPTVSIR, from the coding sequence ATGGGTGTACTCGGTGCGACGGCAGGGCTGTTGCTGGGTGGATTGACCGGTACGGCGTCGGCCGCGGACCAGCAGACGTGTACGCCGAACGCGTCCACCCCGCTCCGGCAGTTCCGGGCGAGCTGGATCTCATCGGTGGTGAACATCGACTGGCCGTCGAAGACCGGGCTGAGCGCGGCGCAACAGCAGGCCGAGCTGATCGGCTGGCTGAACGACGCGGTCCGGCAGCACCACAATGCGGTGATTCTGCAGGTCCGCCCGACCGCGGACGCGTTCTGGCCGTCGAAGGTGGAGCCCTGGTCGCAGTACCTGACCGGCCACCAGGGCGGCGACCCCGGCTATGACCCGCTGAAGTTCGCGGTCGCCGAGGCGCACAAGCGGAACCTCGAGCTGCATGCCTGGTTCAACCCGTACCGGCTCTCGATGGGTACCGACCTCAATGCACTCGTCCCGACGCACCCGGCCCGGCTGCATCCGGACTGGGTGGTGACGTACGGCGGCAAGCTGTACTACAACCCCGGCATCCCGGCCGCCCGCAAGCTGGTCGAGGACGCGATCATGGACGCGGTCGCGAACTACGACATCGACGGCGTGCACTTCGACGACTACTTCTACCCGTACCCCGTGGCCGGTCAGACGTTCAACGACGCCGCGACGTTCGCGCAGTACAACGACGGCTACACGAACCTGCAGGACTGGCGCCGGCACAACATCGACCTGCTGATCCAGGAGCTCGGCAGCCGGATCAAGGCGATCAAGCCGTGGGTCAAGTTCGGCATCTCGCCGTTCGCGGTCTGGCGGAACAAGGCGACCGACCCCGAGGGCACCGACACCACGGCCGGCGTGCAGACGTACGACGACCTCGCCGCCGACACCCGCAAGTGGGTCCGCGAGGAGTGGATCGACTACATCGTCCCGCAGGTGTACTGGGCGCAGGGCTTCGCGCCGGCCGACTACAACAAGATCGTGCCGTGGTGGGCGGAGCAGGTCCGCGGTACGCACGTCCACCTCTACATCGGCGAGGCGACGTACAAGGTCGGTACGTCGACACAGTCGCCGGACTGGTCGGACCCGCAGGAACTGAGCGACCACCTGGCGTTCGACAGCACGATCCCCGAGGTGAAGGGGAACATCTTCTTCTCCGCGAAGGACGTCCGCGCAGACCGGCTCGGTGCGACCACGCTCCTGAACCACAACTGGTACTCGAAGCCCGCCCTGATCCCCGCGATGCCGGCCCTCGACTCCCGCGCACCGCTCCCCGCGCACGCAGTACGCGCGACCCGCACCACCGACGGCGTCCAGCTGAACTGGTCGCGCACGTCCACCGACACCACGTCGTACGCGATCTACCGCCGCGAACTGAAGGGCAACGACCACTGCCCCGACAACGACGCCCGCAACCTCCTCACCACAATCCGCTCCACCGGCCCCACCCAGTCCTACGTCGACACCACGGCAGTCCCAGGCACGGCCTACCTGTACTCCGTAACCGCCCTGGACCGCCTCTCTAACCAGAGCGTGCCGATCCCAACGGTGTCGATCCGCTGA
- a CDS encoding ATP-binding protein, whose protein sequence is MVEYLERVVDAELDELLAGLPAVTLDGPKGVGKTATAARRARTTYALDDPARRLLLEAEPDRLDRAEPPVLLDEWQLYPQVWDQVRRSVDRDNTPGRFLLTGSATPVSAPTHSGAGRIVRLRMRPMSLSERGIESPTVSLKGLLTGSRETLRGTTNVLLADYTEEIVRSGFPGIRPLTDRPRRAQLAGYVDRIVERDFPEQGHLVRRPATLRAWLAAYAAATATTASYNAILDAATAGDTDKPAKTTTIAYRDVLSQLWLLEPVEAWLPTRNRLSRLASSPKHHLADPALAAALLGVGATALLDDAVKGHPRVRDGVLLGQLFESLVTLDVRVYAQAAEAAVRHLRTRNGDHEVDLIVERADHRVLAIEVKLAPFVTDEDVKHLLWLRSEIGVDLVDAMVICTGTDAYRRPDGIAVVPAALLGP, encoded by the coding sequence GTGGTCGAGTACCTGGAGCGGGTCGTTGACGCCGAATTGGACGAACTGCTCGCGGGCCTGCCGGCGGTGACACTCGACGGGCCCAAGGGTGTCGGCAAAACCGCGACCGCCGCCCGCCGTGCCAGGACCACGTATGCCCTTGACGACCCGGCGCGGCGACTGCTGCTCGAGGCCGAGCCGGATCGTCTGGATCGGGCCGAGCCGCCCGTACTGCTCGACGAGTGGCAGCTGTATCCCCAGGTCTGGGATCAGGTACGGCGCAGCGTCGACCGGGACAACACGCCGGGCCGCTTCCTGCTGACCGGCAGCGCGACCCCGGTCAGTGCGCCGACACACTCCGGCGCCGGGCGCATCGTCCGCCTCCGGATGCGGCCGATGTCCTTGTCGGAGCGTGGGATCGAGTCTCCGACCGTCAGTCTCAAGGGTCTGCTGACCGGGAGTCGGGAGACTCTGCGCGGTACGACGAACGTACTGCTCGCGGACTACACCGAGGAGATCGTTCGGTCAGGCTTCCCGGGCATCCGGCCGCTCACCGACCGGCCCCGGCGTGCCCAGCTCGCCGGGTACGTCGATCGGATCGTCGAGCGGGACTTTCCCGAGCAAGGGCACTTGGTGCGGCGGCCGGCAACGCTGCGCGCCTGGTTGGCCGCGTACGCTGCGGCAACCGCCACAACAGCGTCGTACAACGCGATCCTGGACGCCGCGACCGCGGGCGACACCGACAAGCCGGCGAAGACGACGACCATCGCGTATCGCGATGTGCTCAGCCAGTTGTGGTTGCTGGAGCCCGTAGAAGCCTGGTTGCCGACCCGGAACCGGCTGAGCCGCTTGGCTTCGTCGCCCAAACACCACCTGGCGGATCCGGCCCTGGCCGCGGCCTTGCTCGGCGTCGGCGCGACCGCGCTGCTCGACGATGCGGTCAAGGGACATCCGCGCGTCCGCGACGGTGTCCTGCTCGGACAGCTCTTCGAGTCCCTGGTCACGCTCGACGTACGTGTCTATGCCCAGGCCGCCGAGGCCGCTGTGCGGCACCTCAGGACCAGGAACGGCGATCACGAAGTCGACCTGATCGTCGAACGTGCCGATCACCGAGTGCTGGCGATCGAGGTGAAGCTCGCGCCCTTCGTTACCGACGAGGACGTCAAACACCTGCTCTGGTTGCGGTCGGAGATCGGCGTGGACCTGGTCGACGCGATGGTGATCTGCACCGGAACCGACGCCTACCGCCGCCCGGACGGGATAGCGGTGGTCCCCGCCGCGTTGCTCGGTCCCTGA